The segment tggaggtagacgGGTAGCCCATCACCAGACCTCCCATACTCATATGAGCACTGTAGGGAGGCAGGCTGAACGGCAAGAAGCCCAGAAGAGGACCCAGGTCCATGTTAGCAGCGCACGACAGCTCGGCTGAGGAGAGAGCGGGGCTCCTGGACAGAAGGTGGGGGTCCCCAGCCACTGGGCCACCCTGGGTTTCTGAAAGCACTTCCCTCTGaggggaggcggaggaggaggtagaggaggaggccgTGGTCAGGTGTGGGGGCAGCCCGCTCTGCAGGTCCATTAGGAAGCTCTCCATGTCAGTGCGGGGATATGAGGTAGATCCATGCTGATACCTGGCCATGTGGCCATAaggctgctgttgctgctgggggaggtggtggtggggatggggagaggggccTGGCATGTGGAGGCCCACCCCCATGGCCGTGGACAGAGAGCCCTGCATGAGGGAGTGGTGTTGGTGGCCCATGCCTGGATTGGAAATGGTCTGCAGGGGGTAACTGCTGTACATGTCAATGGGGAAGGCCTCTACATGCTCCTTGGAGGAGGGTCCCATGCTGCATTGCACCGGACTTGGCTCTTCCTTTATGGGCCCAGGTGTGGTGGGGGctggtgtgggggtggtggttgtGGGCTCCTGGACGTGGCTCTTCTTCAGGTGGCGCGTCAGATGGTCCCTGCGACCAAATCGCTGGGCGCAGCGCGGGCAAAGAAAGTCACGGCGGCCCGTGTGCACCACCGCGTGACGCCGCACATCCTTGCGAGTGTAGAACCGCCGGTCGCAGCGCTCGCACGAATACTTCCTCTCCCTGACGGTGGCGGTGACCTCCAGTGGCGGAAGCCTGTCGGTGTGGCTCCCTAGCTGCTCCAGCAGGGCAGGCGCCCCCTCTTGGCAATGGAGCTCCCCAGGGATGGTCGCGCTGGAGGCAGGGGCGTGGGCGGCCAGCAGGTGGCGGCGGTAGCCCAACTGAGTGCTGTACTGTTTGCCACACTCCTGGCAGTGGAACACCTGCCTGTTGGCGTCGTGGGCCTGCAAGTGGCTCTTCAGGTGCTCCTTCTGTTGGAACATGCTCTAGCAGAGGGAACGGCGCTGTGTCTTCTGCAGAGGGCGACGGGCCATAAGCATGAGCAGACGGACAAAACACTCATGGGGTATTTTAAGAGAGGACCTTCAAACTTGACACCATTGGCTGCACCGTTAATGGAGAATAGGGTGTTGAATGCTGCTGAATGCTGCTAGTGGAGTGTTTCGTATTCTCTCCAGGTGAGGATCTGTCCGCCTGTCTCCCTTTCCAGTACGAGCTTCTATCAGATGGGGGGGTTCTGCAGCAGCAGCTGCCATAGCAACCCAATAGGGCCTGGGCAAAGAGAGCAGAGTCACTCACTCAGCTGCTAAGGCTCGGACTAGATATGGGTGAGCATCCCTGAGCTTGTGTGAgttttatgttattgtgtgtgtatgtgtgcgtgtctcCGCAGGGTAATTCTTGGGTAAGGCCCAAAGTTGTGTGCTtcttctccctgtctcatccAGCCACACGAGCCAGAGGACCGGTTGAACGTGAGTGGCAATTTTGCATGACCACAGTCCTATAAAGAAGCACAAGTTTAAGATCAGCCTACAGTTGTTGTGTGATGAAATTACCAGAGTCAAGCTGATGCCAGACACACCCCATGTATAGCACCCATCCAAAGCGATGCACTTTACATTATTTTAACTTTGGCAATACTGtaatattttaaaaaaaatattacttgGCTTTTTAAGTTGAAGATTTACTATGGTTAGGCTAATTGTGCAAGTGCTGCAGATCAATATTCATCAAGTGAAACCTGGGGTGGCATGATATGAGCCTTGTATTCTATATTAGAAAAGTATCCTTTTTACATCATTTGATGGGGCAACTGTACAAAAGACACTCTGATCTGAACAATGAAAAGCAAGGTATGAGAGTTTCACTTGGAAACGAATCAAGAGTCTATTTCCAGCGAACATATGGTTCATCATCAACTCGCGCTGATCAGCATGTATATGAagtcaaaaacacacaaaaacgtATTCACGTAGTAACttaaaaacacaaacaataaATGGACTCGTGTAATTCATGAGCAATGATTGAAAAATAATGAATGGGGAAACGTAATACGAAAATAAGGACGTGATGATAACATtcaaaaaccttttttttttaaacgtttgtATTCTGAAAATGTGTTGAGCGCTAACAAAACAGTTATGTTTTCCTTAATTACATAAAGTAATGAAAATAAATGTACATGTTGCACTACTATTTGAAAAGTGCTAAAGAAATTCAGCAAGTTCATGTCACCGAATTTGATCGGTATGAGTAACGTTAGATTTTTACTATCAGTCTGGCAGGCGTATATTTGGGACGTTTCCGTTAAAAATGGGCGTAAACGTACCTTTAAAATTTTCACGATTCGGTTCTTGGTCCTTTTCTCTCAGATGTTTTGTAAAACTATTTTTCCAATTTTTTTAAGTTTTATTATTTTCGGGGCCTGGGCTTTTCCTCCGCGGCGCTGGAGTTGCAGAGCGCTTGCATTATGGGAGTGTGACGTCAGACACACCACTTTTTGACAAACTTTTGTAGAGGTTGCCAACTAAATAAGGTTCACCAACACTGCGACCTAGTATGCAATACTTCATATTAAACCTTAAGACATGGGACAATATTTTAAAACTTAGAAAAAGATAATTCCATAACATCATTGCATATACTCTTTTTTTCTGTAGAAAATTAAAACTGTTAAATTGAAGGTGTTGTACGCCCAAAAAACAAGAGGATGGCCATATGGGTCCCACATCATGACACTATataagaagagaggaggatggaggtagcggACTCACTTACGACGGGTATGAGGAGAAGATGCTCATCTCCATCAGATTTTCTGGTCATTATCTGGTTCTGGTCAGGATGACCAAAAATCCTAATGTAACCTTAATCCATGTTTCAAACAGTTCCTTCATTGAGGAACTATTTGAACCATGGATTTAGGTTACATTGATTGTGGAGTAAGGTTGCATAGCCTACTGCTTTTGTCATTTGTATTGTACCAATAGCTTCAAACTATATCATGTCAATCTCACAGACTGTCTGTTAAGGTTTGCATTCATAGCTCCAGCTGCAAAATGTGTGGTCAcatttccccagccccatccctcagttCACCAAACAATGTGGCAGGATCAGGCTGTTGAAATGACAGCTTGTACCTATTTTTATTAATGTGGATGTTCTCTGTGTGACTTTATTTGGGGGTATGGGCAATCATAATGACTAGTACTCTATTTTTACAGACTATAATCCGTTTCTTTGATAATAACAAAAATTATTTTATTCACCCCTTACCccaatttttgtgtgctctaATAAATAGGCAGTTAAGGCACTGTCATTTGAACAGCACTGCACACCCTAAGAAAACTAGAGTACTGGAGCGTCAATGAAAAATATGTCTAGCCCTAGGATTTTATTCTTAACGCTGTAGTAAATATAATTATGTTCCCTTCTGTCTTTATGTAATTAAATAGTAGCCGAGAAAAATCGTATTTATTCTtggatttttttaaatctcaaaACAGAATGtcccactggacacacactggttgaatcaaagttgtttccatgtcatttcaataaaataacattgaaccaacgtggaatagacattgaattgacgtctgtgcccacaGGGGTGGTCTCAGATTTTTCCTCTCCATGTTTTCCTTCAGGTTGATCTCTGCCAGGTTTGTCCATGGACAGGTTACATGATGCCATTGTTACCCGTGCTTGACTTGGAGCTGAATACCAGCACctaaaatgttctactgcttgagctcctgttcctcttagagaatattagctcaaaagtattgtggagctcctgtacctaaatataaacagtaccgacacccaaaatgagtaccagcacctatttcagtccaagtgtAATACTGTTTGTGGCCAATTTTTGCAGATATCAGAGCCACAATGGCTTGATCTCTGTCAATTCTCTCCCACTGGCATTGGTTTGTAGAGtgacgtgagagagagagagggggtagggagagttGTTTAGTGTTTCATTCCTGCAGTGTTTTGACCCTTGACCTCACTGTTGTGTTCTGTCCGACTTGCATTCCAAAGTGACTCACTGGGCAAAAATTggtgtgatgacgttgaatcaaagtgggaaactgattggatttgcaaaaaatcAACGTaagggcatttaaaaaaaaaatcacacaacTTTTAACCTACAGGACAGCCAATGACATTTCACGTTAGTTGAAAGCTCAACcgaatgtaaatcaaaactagacgttgaactgataaTGGTTTTGATGATCTTAAAACGTTTCAAGTAGATAAGCCATTGTGGAGTGGATTTACAAAGGATTTAAATGGACACGTAAAATCTGATTTCCTGATGACTCCGCCATCTCTTAACCAATCCCTTTGCTTTTCTCCAACTTCGTTATGCTTTCCACATGGCCATATTTCCATGATACAGCGCTTGTTTACGGAAAAACGACGGGAGACAGAGTCGACTACCTGTGCTAATTAGTGTGAACGGAAGACATCCCAAACGTGatgtcactgaaaaatactgtcgGTTGCAACTATTAAAACCGGTTAAAGTGtatattttgcatttgtgaaattattgTTGATGTGTTATGAAAGTAGAGTGCTTTAAGTTTTTAGAACCTTACCGCAATTGAGAATtgattcacgtttagatggagtatttggctgttttaGCTGACAGCCAATTCGCCTCTTAACAGAACTTGTAAGATCCTTGGATAATAAGGAGTAACGTTAGGCTTCTTAAATCCATTATTGGGCTATGCCAAATGGGGTGACGGATATGAGGGTTTAAGCAAAGatatttataactaacccaagacaGTTAGTCACCCGTATTGGTTTAAATGGGAGCAAATGAAGCATAGTTGTCAGAACAAGCATTGTATTTGTATATTTCCGTTTCATCGTTTACAAGGAGTGCACACGCGCACTTCACAGAGAAGGCTTTCCCTAGTGGTAATAGGCAAATACATGCTAGAATCGTTTTTTTCGCTAGTTCGTGcatggctctgcccacctccttgcttgttctgacAACGATGCTTCATTTGCTCCCATTTAAACCAACACTGATTACGAACAATCTGTTACGAACAGAGTCCACTAAGTTTTGTAAATgtgaccctttgacttttttttGTAACAGATTGTAGTTTTGTGAACAGAAAACTGTATAACACTAACCCTTGTTCTATCTGGGTTAAGCAAAGGTctgtataactaacccaagatagacaaCAGCCTATTTTTTTTCGATGCGAGCAAATTAATCATAGTGGGCAAGGAGGtaggcagagccaagcacgagcaaGCGAGATCCTATTTGCACGTtctagcatgtatttgcatatttcgtTTGGGAAGCCTCGTCTGTGAAGTGCTcctgtgcaataactcaattcgttTGTGCACTCCTTCTAGACAatgccattaaaaaaaaaactttgtcaaagggtaaagtctacaaaacgtagtccactctgttcgtagcatattctagttttgggaatagaaaactgtattgagatcaaatgtttcatcgatgagaacatttgcagaatgtcggccaaaatccatctggCGCCATCTTCTCCAATGCAGGCCACTGgacttcctctcatcaccatagtTGGtggtgagtggaaacgccaactGGATGCTTCAGATTTACAGTGAAACATCTGGCTCATTGTACTATCTTCGGTTTCAGTGAGACTTCTTCATTCAATATGTCGGTCAGCAAACAAATGTTTAGTctgcatgccgccacctactgtgctggagTGTGTTAAGTGAGACTGCTTATAACAGCACCACCTGTAGGCCAATCTGcgacattattttttttacccaaaTTACTCTGTGCCAGTTACTTTGTGCCAATTTAGAAAAAGTTACACATTTATGTTTGAGTTATTCGACCATGTCAAGAAAAATTAAATAAAAGATTACAGGATAGATAAGCAATAGCTTCGCCGTGAACCACTATTAATACAACAATATGGTTTAGTATGTGACGCTAGCTAAGCTCATGCGCAGAAACACGTCATCAGGTCTAACGGTCCATCGATATAAAGTCATTTTTGACGAAAATTAAAACGTGTCAGTTTGAGGTTGGAATTATAACACAGTCAGctacttaagacattggctcgAATCTAAAGTTGTGCCTTCAGAAATCGAGAAAATTAACAATTTAAGGAAGAATCGTCCACTTCCCAAACCCCAGTCTAGTCCGTTGAGTCCACGGAGTGAGTCTTGGGAAGTATCGCGATGTTGGGCCCTCTAGGTTAGAAACTGTGGTAGAAGCTTCAAGACGAGAGGCGCCCCCCGTATGtgtttattagctagctagcgtcTTACTAGCCTTTAGGCGCGTTACCGTGCACTAGCGTAGAACATCAATAGTTTATATAGCTAAATGAATTAGCTCAACAAGAGGTGTGCCTACCGAGCACCAGACGAGCGAGAGAACTAGCAACTACGTGGTGGGAAGGCTAACGAAACGGAGAGAAATAgttcagctaacgttagcttgctagttCGGGGTTTCTTGATCCACCGACCGTATTTAGCTGCTGGAGGCGCAACCGATAACTGCTAGCTACTAGAGGGGAGGAAATGAAGGACAAACAGAAGAGAAAGAAGGAACGCACGTGGGCTGAGGCGGCTCGCATGGTAATACTATCTTTAGTTGTAATATAGTAGCCAGCTAATGTACTGACAGGGAAGAGGAACACTCAGCAACCAAACATATTAGTCGGAGCCTGGGCTGTCTGGTTGGCACTGCACGTTAGCTAGCAGGGAGTGCTCGGTTAATCTCCTAAATTAATTTAGCTAAATCGCCAGCATGTTAACAGTGAAATGAGTAAATGCACTGAGCCCCTGATAACGAAATACTCTTATTATTCATATGATTAATGTTAGTCATTCCAAGTGTGGTTGTAGCTAGAGTCGTGTATTTAGATGGCTCTGGTTGTATCTAAGCTAACGCTCATTGTTGACAGGAGCATAGCTAGCATACGGGTACGTCTGCCTTCCAGTTTGACCCTTTGTTTGCTAGCTAGCGAGTTAGCATAACCCACTGTATTGGTAAATTAGCCAGACTACCAGTGGTATCACCATTCACAACATGTAAACAAATAACTATTTCAGAGTTATCCACTCAAGCTAACGTTAATTACACTATCTGCACTTATTTTAACACATTTAGACAGGTCCCTCTGGTTATGGTCAGAGCAAGGGTCAGGGGAATACCACCCCAAGCCTTAGCTAATGTTATCTAGGTGGTAGCTAGCTACAACCATTCAAAGTTGGATACAGTTGTCTTTATGTAGCTATCATAATGGTTATTGGATAGCTAAGCTGGTGTATGTATGTAAAGTTTTTATTTAGCCATATTGATAAATAAGACAGCTAAGAAGTTTCTTGTAGGCTTCCAGCTAACGTTACTACCCAATGCTATACAAATCATGTCTGTGTTCTTGTGTAATGCAAGTCCTCTTTTGGCTTTCTTCAATGACCATTGCAACATTTTATTGTAATTCAGTTTTCCATTATGGTTTCTTCCGCAACAAGACAGACACCCTATTCTCTTTGTAGAGTGGTCTAAATATACAGGTCTACTATATGAGGTAGATTAAATTATGTATATTGTATCAGAGAGTACTTGGATTAAATTTGTGTGTAAAAGGGATATACTATTGGGAATGTCATGAGGTTGCCAGTCAGAGCTGTGTCTTGATGCTGAGTAGGATAATCAGGCACCTATATTGTGTAGTTATGCAGAACCCTTACACATAGTGCCCATTTACTGCTGTTAACGGTCTGCATTCGGCAACAGTCCATTAATTTAAATGGTAAGCAGACCCCTCTTCTGCGACTCAACTGCCAGATGAGGCTGTGTTGCATAGCAGTATCATTGGTGTTTCTTGAGGATTTAAACTGGATGCAGTTAATGACATATTTTATTCAGTACATAGCTATAAAGCCTACCATGTTTTATATTGTGCATGCATACTGCAGATGCATTATATCTCAACTTCGGCTAATTTCTCCTTGCTAATATGGGTGTGGAAGTTACTTAAATCTTAGGGTGTGGCTCTATTCTGTTGCCAGACCCTACTTTTCTGTTCCCTGCCTATCAGCATCCTTGCACGCCACAGCAGCGGTACATAGCTCAGTGCCATTTTTGGTTTTCACTGTGTGGGGAATGCATGTATTTATAACTGAAGCCCATATGTCACTGCAGATCCTTGTGGTGCGAATGTTTTGGCTAGGCTAGCTTTTGGGGAGCCTAAACAATATTCATAGGCTGAGGTGAATCCAGTGTGTTCCGAAACTTGTGCTAGGCCATGCTAGCTACTCATTATTCTCTGGGGCATACAGGAATAACAGACCGATTTAGTGATAAGAGATGTAAACAAAAATACAGACTTTCAAGTGTGGTTTGAGAACCGCCAGTGAGAAACACGCATACCTAGTTTGCACGCTCACACATTCAGATAAATGGGGATGGGCCGGTGTGAAATTGTATCTTCAACGAGATAGAGGAAAACGCTTCGACTGCACCCACACCACCATATGGAACAAATCCATTTAGGGTTGCATAACACCACATACAAAAAGGAGAACCTTCAAGACACTTTTCATACTATTACCAACAATGTCATGTTGCCTAGACAACCATAAGCACAGTCTGTGTAGGCTAGTTTATCATTTTCATATAGGCCTATCTTCAGTAAGTCAAAATAATCTATCTGCCTTGGCATTAATCAGGAGTTTGGTAGTGGTGTGTGATGGGTTTTCTCCATGCATGACTGGGCAGGTTCTTTTCTCCACAGATTGCAGAGAACACTGATAGGTCTAACTTATCCACCATCTGGCCTTTTGAGTTCCTCAGACTGTTTTCGGTTTCCCTTTTCTGCAGGGACAAGGACAACATAATTGTTACATTGAATGCCACATGTCTTGGTATTCTGTAATCAACGCCTCACCGAATCATGGTGCATACTGTTGCTCTATTGTGATGTG is part of the Oncorhynchus masou masou isolate Uvic2021 chromosome 33, UVic_Omas_1.1, whole genome shotgun sequence genome and harbors:
- the LOC135528105 gene encoding zinc finger protein PLAGL2-like, which encodes MFQQKEHLKSHLQAHDANRQVFHCQECGKQYSTQLGYRRHLLAAHAPASSATIPGELHCQEGAPALLEQLGSHTDRLPPLEVTATVRERKYSCERCDRRFYTRKDVRRHAVVHTGRRDFLCPRCAQRFGRRDHLTRHLKKSHVQEPTTTTPTPAPTTPGPIKEEPSPVQCSMGPSSKEHVEAFPIDMYSSYPLQTISNPGMGHQHHSLMQGSLSTAMGVGLHMPGPSPHPHHHLPQQQQQPYGHMARYQHGSTSYPRTDMESFLMDLQSGLPPHLTTASSSTSSSASPQREVLSETQGGPVAGDPHLLSRSPALSSAELSCAANMDLGPLLGFLPFSLPPYSAHMSMGGLVMGYPSTSTSTVPPSSSSPLPYQAPGGLTFLQPPQLHAPQVPGAHNNNQLPQGFSNPGMSTSTSLPRYYQTFQQ